A single genomic interval of Candidatus Margulisiibacteriota bacterium harbors:
- a CDS encoding iron ABC transporter permease: protein MLLNNYPEDLRLMENSKRFVHYIILLCLLLLVIVTVAMISGPAGMVFCIDDITQNIILFQVRMPRIFLSIIVGFALGCGGVVFQSLLQNPLAEPYVLGTSAGAAAMAALGMVLGVSAGFFILWFGFAGALISILFVLGVARIGGRYPLYRLIVSGIIVHSFFSAILMLLITGFSSKTSGVMLWLMGNLANKPLSLVLVLGAIVLICFVIIQVKWKELNLLALGDDHALASGVNVVGNKIVFLTLTTIMTGGVVAVSGVIGFVGIIVPHIIRLLVGANHKYLLLSASLGGALFLLVADTIIRLFFDGIDLPVGVITALAGAPFFIYLLFRQGKKL from the coding sequence ATGCTGTTGAACAACTATCCAGAAGATTTGAGACTAATGGAAAATAGCAAAAGATTTGTTCATTACATCATACTGCTTTGCTTGCTGTTACTGGTGATCGTAACTGTCGCGATGATTTCCGGTCCTGCCGGGATGGTCTTTTGTATTGATGACATTACCCAGAATATTATATTGTTCCAGGTGAGAATGCCAAGAATATTTTTGAGTATTATTGTTGGGTTTGCCCTCGGGTGCGGAGGGGTAGTATTCCAGTCTTTACTTCAGAATCCACTGGCTGAACCTTATGTTTTAGGGACTTCTGCGGGTGCAGCGGCAATGGCTGCACTGGGGATGGTGCTTGGTGTTTCTGCCGGGTTTTTTATTCTGTGGTTCGGGTTTGCGGGCGCACTGATCAGTATCTTGTTTGTGCTGGGTGTAGCCAGGATCGGAGGACGTTATCCTCTCTATCGTTTGATAGTATCGGGAATTATTGTTCATAGCTTTTTTTCGGCTATTCTTATGCTCCTGATTACCGGTTTTTCTTCTAAGACTTCGGGTGTTATGCTATGGCTTATGGGGAATCTGGCAAATAAACCGCTATCACTTGTTCTCGTTCTCGGAGCTATTGTTCTGATTTGTTTTGTAATAATTCAAGTAAAGTGGAAAGAGCTTAACCTCCTTGCGCTGGGAGATGATCATGCTCTTGCCAGTGGTGTGAATGTTGTCGGAAACAAAATTGTTTTCCTCACGCTGACTACGATAATGACGGGTGGCGTTGTTGCTGTTTCCGGCGTTATTGGTTTCGTGGGAATCATAGTTCCCCATATCATTCGGTTGCTGGTTGGGGCAAATCATAAATATTTATTACTGAGCGCTTCCCTTGGGGGGGCTTTGTTTTTACTTGTGGCCGATACTATTATCCGGTTATTTTTTGATGGGATTGATTTGCCGGTAGGTGTGATTACAGCGCTTGCCGGAGCTCCTTTTTTTATCTATCTGCTTTTCAGGCAGGGTAAGAAATTGTAA
- a CDS encoding ABC transporter ATP-binding protein gives MTDLLLRNIECQYGSKRVIENFSFEFKSGKITSILGPNGSGKSTLLKSILRMMPLSKGSISLFDKDIRSYTHQEFARNLAYVPQAVGEMPDFSVTDVVMMGRYPYSTFFRSDVNPVLLDQVMQQTGCNHLRDKKCNELSGGELQKVIIAKALMQQPKFLLLDEPTSNLDITSIIAVGNIIKSISEGMGVGVVLVSHDINFLAALSDEILLLAGGIIQGYGAPDIVLNDDNLMRLFRADIEELRAYTSFGKYKLYS, from the coding sequence ATGACGGATTTATTGCTTCGGAATATAGAATGTCAATATGGCAGTAAGCGTGTGATCGAAAACTTTTCTTTCGAATTTAAGTCTGGCAAAATTACCTCGATACTAGGACCTAACGGGTCGGGTAAATCTACGCTGTTGAAGTCAATTCTTCGAATGATGCCTTTGTCGAAGGGCAGCATCTCATTGTTCGACAAAGACATCCGGTCATATACCCATCAAGAATTTGCACGAAATCTGGCGTATGTTCCACAGGCAGTTGGTGAAATGCCGGATTTTTCTGTAACTGATGTGGTTATGATGGGACGATACCCGTATAGTACTTTTTTTCGGTCAGATGTTAATCCCGTATTGCTTGATCAAGTAATGCAGCAAACCGGATGTAACCATCTCAGAGACAAGAAATGCAATGAGTTGTCCGGCGGAGAGCTACAGAAAGTTATTATTGCCAAAGCTTTGATGCAGCAACCAAAATTCTTGCTTCTTGATGAGCCAACATCTAACCTTGATATAACAAGTATTATCGCTGTTGGTAATATTATTAAGTCTATATCTGAAGGAATGGGGGTAGGAGTTGTCCTGGTCTCTCATGATATCAATTTTCTAGCTGCACTTTCTGATGAAATACTGTTGCTTGCCGGAGGAATTATCCAGGGATATGGGGCACCGGATATAGTTCTGAACGACGATAATTTAATGAGACTGTTTCGTGCGGATATTGAAGAATTAAGAGCATACACTTCTTTTGGTAAATATAAACTTTATTCTTAG